Within Bacillota bacterium, the genomic segment CGCCATCCCCCCAAAATTGCTTTAAGGCCAATAGGGCCATTAACAATCCATAACCAAACAAAAAAAGAAAAAGTCTTTTTGCTCGTTGTACTTCAACTGAAATAATTAAAGACATCCCTAAAAAAGCCCATCCTGTTAAGATGCCAAACCTTAATACTTTATCTGTTGAGTACATGGTACTGGGAGAATAAAGTAGACTTAGCACTGCCCACAAAAATAAGGCGTAAAACAAAATAATGGCACAAATAGAGTTTTTGTAAAAGGGATATATTTTTGAGGCATGCGGAAGGCTTAATGAACCTTCTTTTACTTTTCGATATAGAATTACAAACGCAGCCAGCCCACTGGTAAGCAGAAAAAACACAGTCAAATCAAAAGGTATACTCTTAAAAACCGGTGCCGCTTTGAAAGTACCGGCCATTAAAAAGGCGGCAAACAGGAATTCAAAAGACATTATGTGGAGCAAGACAACTTTTAACTGCTTCACTCAAGAACACCTCGAATTTAAATCTAAGCTGTCTATCATCACCAAAGCGGTCAATTCTTTATGCCATTCACTATGTCTTGGTACAATTGGCATTCACGCCGGTCAATAAAATGGCTGTTATGCCAGAGCAATGTAAAATCACCTCTAAAAATCTTACAGTTTTTGATTAACCTGGCAATTTCTACCCGGGCCTGTTCATGTGATAAATTCATATAGTTTTTTGCCAGGACAGTACTGTCCATAACAATCAATGGCCGTTCAATTAAATCCAGAGGGCGTCTGGCATGAAGATTAAATACATTAAACTCATAGCAAACTCCGCAACGAAAACCTGCATGATCGGCAAAAACTAGTGTGCTGTCATAATCAAGGCCCACATCTTCCCAATCTTGCCAGGTAGTAGGCACATTCCACCGCAGGTAATGCTGGCGCCCGCCCCAAACCTCCTGCTGGATTCCTTCAGATTCACATACTCTCAATAAATTTTGAAATTCGCGGCTTAATTGAGACGGGTCGTGTATAGTGTTATAACTTGGATGAAGACCGATCTCATGATTTCGATCATGGATTCGGCGCATCAATTTCCTGATCCACGGATGATCTATAGAATATATGCCATTAATCTGGTTATCCCCGTGTTCAGTTATAAAATAGAAGGCACTATACAAACCATTTCTTTCACTTAAGTCCATGATCGTATCAAAAGTGTTACAAATATCCGCATCAAAATTTCCCAACCTTACCCGGTGGTAAGAGAGGAAGCGCCGTAATGCTAAGTCAGGGCTCCTCGTCTTGATCACATCACCCGCAATGTTTCTGAAAACCTGTACCAAAGTCTTTTCGTATGTACACAGGGGCCAATCTACATCGTGACTGAGACGCACGACAAATGTCCTTTCTTTTCTCTTTAAACCAGGCCACAGGTGCTTTAATGCCCGCCAAAGAATTTCAACGTACTCGTTAACTATCGGCCGTGTTAAAAAACCTTCCTGAAACGCCAAAGAAGCTGCCGCAGGAAATCGCTCCCTGCTGTCACGGTCAGGTTTCACCGCTTCTTCATAACGAGTGAGCATAAAAAAAGAACTGCCAAAAATATCAACTCCTAAATCCATTCCATTTTCCCGCCTTACTAGGAAAGACCCGCTGGACAGCCTGCTTCCGTAAATAACCGGCACTTCCGGTGTCACCGTGGTATCACAGAAGATAATATCTGATAAATCCCACCAATCCAACGGCTGCGAGGGTAACGAGAATTCATTGAGCCATCTTTCTTCCGGGGTTTGAAAAAGAATATCAGCAATGCGCAGCTCTCTTTCCCAATGGTCTTCTGTTAACTTAATACAAACATCAGACCGTTCTTCAATTTGGTATTGGTATTTTAGCCCAAGAAACTGGGATAAAACTACATCAAAGATATATTGGCGCTCAACAAGATAGGTAGGAGGATAAATAACAATTAACAACCTTAGTGCCTCCTTTTTAGGCTATGCTAATAATTGAGCCAATCCCGTACCCAAATAGCCATCTGTTTTATACCGTAGGCCCCCAAAGTGTAGTAAGGAGTTAATTTAAATCCCCATTGCAGTTTCGACGCGGCGACACTGGGAATGTTAGCGCCGGTTAAATCTATGCTTGTAGCACCTGCTACATTAAGATCGTCTATGGAGTATTTGATTATAAATTGCGTTACCCCTGAATGCTGATAGGACTGCCGCGTGCCGCCTACCCACCCTATTGCCCGTGCTCCACGGCAATGCAACCATATATAAGCGCAGGCCGGCTCACCGTTTGGTGCATAACAAATGTAAGTACGAAAATGATCATCTCCTAAAAGTTCACTGCACAGTTCAAGATCCTTTATAGTTAACTGATGATCAAATCCCTGTCGCTCCTCAGTTTCCAACAGGCATGGCAAAACATGGTTCATATCTTTGGTTCTACTGCATACATACCCTGCTTTTATGGCTTTATTAATATTTTTTCTTACGCTTCTGTATGCTCTATTAATGTCATATGGAAATGTCTCACAAAACGTATATTTAACCCCTGCCTTAAAACCGTTCCACTGCCATGGCCTTACATCCGTAATATGGGGAGGCAGCCCAATAGTAGAGGCCAAACCCCTGTCCCGCATCTCCTCAACTAGATAATCAGCTACTTCCAGCCACTGGTTAGATAAACGAGCCTGCTTATCTGTGGGGGTAGGGTTAAAGTTTATGCCCAAATAAGGATTCCGCGGTGGAACACATATCTTGCCCTTTGCATTTAAAAAAAACACTACCTCAATGGAAGGGACCTCTGCATCGTTGGGCGCCTTAAATTTCACACGCACTGGTTTAACTCCCCACTTTACCCGGTTAAATTCCAGCCAGCCATCAAGAAGAAGTGGGTTTATGTCTTTCTTATTGATAGTCAATAGATCACCCCCGTCTCCAAAGGCGGATGCTCCTGATCCTTATTCCACTTGCCATACACAAAGGACTTTAACTTTGGAAATTTTAGTTTATAACAGGTAATGACTCCCTTTGGTTCGAAGTTAGAGGTAATTATTGCCCTGCGGGAAGGAATATTTTGGGCGGCAGTATCAATGTAAATAGTTGCTTTACCCTGACTATCTTGAAGGGCGCGATTAATCTGACACTGCAATGCAGCTTTGTAAAAACCCCGGCCCCTATATTTTTCATGCGTGTGGCTATAAAAGATCCAATACGCATTTAAATCTTTGACCCATGCGGGCAAATGATGAGGTCCTAGGCTGTAAGGAGTAGTCATCCAACAGTAGGTTAACCAATTATCGCCGGAAGACAATACAAGGCCAATATAACCTTTGTTTAAAAACTTACTAAAAGTGGTGTTTAGGTTTGGTTTGGAAGCAAAGAAAAGTCTAATCACATCCTTATCTACCCAATCCCACCGTAGACCCTTTTCGGCTAATACATCACGGTGGGGCACTCTTCCTTTATATTCGTACACTAAACACTTAACTGGTTTTAACATTTGTACCACCCTGTTCTTTAGAGGCTAGAAAACTTCGAATAGCTAACCAAGACATAAAAGCATAAATTATGTAACCTATTGAGGCTGCTATACTCAAGAAGGTAACAGCCATAACCGGTGGTTGATTGGAAACGCCGGCCATGATAAGTGCCACCGCAGTCAAACTAACTCTTATTACTTCTCTGATCACCGCAAGGTCTTGCCGCTCCAAAACATCAAGAGTTCCCCCGGTAGGACTGCATGTTAATTGAAACAAAAACATGGGACCGAGAATACGTAAATAAATTTCTGATTCGCTCCATTGATTACCAAAAACGGTAGAAAAAAGCCATGGTAAGATGAGCATAAAAAAACTAATGACGATGATTCCCATTACAAACATTTTTTTCATTGTATCCCAGAATAGACTGCGTATTTTTTGGGGCGAGGAAGTTGCCATTTTGGCTGTTTCAGCCAGATAGACCTGGGCTACCGAGTTAGAAAGCAATCCCAGTGGAAGACCCAGGATACGCTGTCCCAGTGCAAACAGCCCTGCAACTCCGGCCCCGTAGTATCCCGCCAGTAAAAGTGGCGGTAGCTGCACTCCCAACCCGTTAAGCATAGCTGCACCGCTGGAAATTATGGGGAAGCGCCAATAACGTTTAAGGACCTTACGTATGCCAAAAAGTGTAACTCCCTTTATAACCTTTCCGTCTTGTCTGAAAGCCAAGAAAGCCAGTGTTCCGCTTCCACTGGCCCGCCCTACAACATCACCCAGAAGCAGCCCCAATGGGCCTGCGTATAAAAGTCCCGCCCCCAGCTGTGTTAACACCTGGCTGAAGCTCTGGGTTAATTTTGTACGGGCAATGCGGGAAAAAGTTTTTCTTCTTAACGCCCAGCAATTTAATATCTTGTAAGTCCCGGCCCAGAACAAACTCAATGGCAAAAGCAACAAGTAAGGTTTTAGATATGTACAATTTAGCCAGTGTGTCACTTGCTCCCTGAAAAGCCAAATTCCCGCAACACATAACAAGCTTTCCGCTGTAAGGATAAAAAAACACAGCGCCAGCAAGTTCGCAGCACTTTCATCCTTTTCGGGCAAGGGGATGGCCACTTCATAACGCAGAGAGGCTGTAATCAAAATAATAGAAAGAATGGAAGCGTAAACCGCCAGCACCCCAAAATCTTCGGGCGAATACAACCTTGTTAAAAAAGGGGTGGCCAGCACCACCAAAACCTGCCCCAAACCGGCGCCTCCTGCCAGCACCATTACATTGGCCATAAAGCTGCCCCCGCCAAGCCGGGCTTTTATTCCTTTAAGCATCCTTTTCATGCTTTAAGCTCCTGTTGTATCAATTAGTAAAGCAATGCCTGCTTCGTATTTAATACATATTCAAATAGCCAAACTTTTGTGTACCGGCCGAAAAGCTATTTCTGTGACAGTCTTTTATCTTTAATAACCTTTTAAATATATAGCTCATATATTAACAGGGTATAAAAAATTTAGCAGGAGGGTGCTAAAAGTGAACATCAAGAGATTTTTAAAAGCAGTAATTATATTACTACTTCTATTTGGTCTGGGTTACATGGCTTTACTCTATGTTGGATATGGAAAGTACAGAAGCAAATTAATTAATAGCAATTTTTCGTTAAACCGAATTGGTTGGGTTGGAACACTGGGGGAAATAAAAAGAGAGGAAAACGGTAATAGGTATGCAGTCAATGATTACAACTGGGGATTTTCCCAGATGGTTTCCGTAGAGCCAGGTAATTCATATGCGCTATCGGCTAACACTAAAAAAGGAACTTCTACCCAGGCGGCACGCATTGCAGCCATTTTTTATAATTCCCGCGATGAGCAAGAACCCGTTACTTATTTGCTAAACTACTGGCACCGGGGCAGCGGGTGGGAAAGTATTCCCCCGCAAGTAATAAATGCACCGCAAGATGCCACCAGTGTAAGAATATACCTGCTTGCCCTGGGTGAACATGGAAATCACCTCTTTGATAATATTCGTCTGAACGAACTCGATCATCATCAGACCGGCGCACCATTTGAAGTAAACATTAACCAACCGGAGGATCAACCGGAAGCAAATGAGCAGCGAACCGGTACTTCTATACTCAAGGAACCTTCGTGGGAATATTTCCCAACTGTGAGTCCTGCAAATGAATCACCGGCACAAGAAACTTCTCCCGAAGATCAGGAACAGACAGCAAATCCCAGTGCATCAGAAGCAAGCCGGTAACAAGAAAAGCGCGCTAAATCAGTTCCCTTAGCGCGCGATTTTCAGTACTTTTTTCCTTTGTCCTTGCCATTTATATGGCAAGGTATACTTTACTAAAGTACACAAAAAGGGAGCGGTTTAATAAACCGCTCCCTTTAGAAAAAACACTGACTGATTTTCCAATGATTAATTTTGTGGGACCAAGCTAATATTGTCGAAGTCGTGGGTGCCGCTGCCGCCGTTAACTAGAAGGTATATCCGCAGCTTGTTAACTGTTGACGGAACCCTTATCTGAAGATCAGACAGTTGCTCCCAATTATAACTGCTGTGCTTATGCCTGATCTCTTTGCTGTCCACGGGATTACCCTGCCCGTCAAGTAGATAGGCTACTACCCGGGCTTCAGTCCTGGCAGTACCAAACCGGGTCTCTCCGCTTAAGACATAATTTTTTCCGGGAGCTACATCAACATCCTGGTAAAACTGCCAGGAATAACCGGCCGAGGCATATATATTACCATTGCTTCCTTGAGCCAATTCTCCACCTGAAGTAGTCCAGCCACTTCCACCATTACTGAAATCACCATTTATAAGACCACCATTAGGGGTGGGCTCAGTTCTATTCAATACATTAACTTTCACTTCTTCTGATACTGTTTCGTTACCGGCACCATCTCTGGCTACCGCTCTAATTAAATATAATCCTGTATTGTCCGCGGTGTCCCAGTCAAAGAACCATTGACCGTTGTTCAGGGTACCACTGCCCAGCGTTTCCCATGTACCGTTTGCGCCAGCCACCTGGAAAGACAGTGATGTTACATCTACATTATCTTCGGCGTGGGCTTCCAGTGTTACACTGCCGCTTACCTTATCATTGTTTGCGGGGGTAACCACAGTCACTTCCGGTGCTGTAATATCCGGAACTTTAAAGCTGTAGACCCGGGCTTCCAACCCATTACCGGCTTTATCGGTTATCCCGTCATCCAGATTAACCCGGTAAGTTTCACCTTCTGCCAATGGGGCATTAGGGGTAAGCTCTGCCATATAAGTTGTACTGTCGTAGGTTACCGTTCCCGGTACGTTTTCAATGAAAAAGCTGCTTTCATTTACACCGCTTACATCTTCGCTAAATACTGCCCGGAAAGTTTGTCCGGAGTCAATTGAGGCGCCGTCAGCCGGAGTAAACTCTAATACTTGCGGATTTTCAGTATCCTGTGGTGTTTCCGGCGCAGTGCTGCCTGCCTCACTCAAGCTAATATTGTCGAAGTCGTGGGTGCCGCTGCCGCCGTTAACCAGAAGGTATACCCGCAGCTTATTAACTGTTGACGGAACGTTTATTTTAAGTTCAGACAGTTGCTCCCAGTTATAACTACTGTGCTTATGCCTGATCTGCTTGCTGTCCACGGGATTACCTTGCCCGTCGATTAAATATGCTACTACCCGGGCTTCAGTCCTGGCAGTACCAAACCGGGTCTCTCCGTTTAAGACATAATTTTTTCCGGGGGTTACAGCAACATCCTGGTAAAATTGCCACGAATAACCTGTCTTTGCATATATATTACCATTACTCTCCTGGGCCAGTTCTCCACCTGAAGTAGTCCAGCCATTTCCACCATTATTGAAGCTACCATCTACGATACCACCATTAGGGGTGGGCTCAGTTCTATTCAATACATTAACTTTCACTTCTTCTGATACTGTTTCGTTACCGGCACCATCTCTGGCTACCGCTCTAATTAAATATAATCCTGTATTGTCCGCGGTGTCCCAGTCAAAGAACCATTGACCGTTGTTCAGGGTACCACTGCCCAGCGTTTCCCATGTACCGTTTGCGCCAGCCACCTGGAAAGACAGTGATGTTACATCTACATTATCTTCGGCGTGGGCTTCCAGTGTTACACTGCCGCTTACCTTATCATTGTTTGCGGGGGTAACCACAGTCACTTCCGGTGCTGTAATATCCGGAACTTTAAAGCTGTAGACCCGGGCTTCCAACCCATTACCGGCTTTATCGGTTATCCCGTCATCCAGATTAACCCGGTAAGTTTCACCTTCTGCCAATGGGGCATTAGGGGTAAGCTCTGCCATATAAGTTGTACTGTCGTAGGTTACCGTTCCCGGTACGTTTTCAATGAAAAAGCTGCTTTCATTTACACCGCTTACATCTTCGCTAAATACTGCCCGGAAAGTTTGTCCGGAGTCAATTGAGGCGCCGTCAGCCGGAGTAAACTCTAATACTTGCGGATTTTCAGTATCCTGTGGTGTTTCCGGCGCAGTGCTGCCTGCCTCACTCAAGCTAATATTGTCGAAGTCGTGGGTGCCGCTGCCGCCGTTAACCAGCAGGTATACCCGCAGCTTATTAACTGTTGACGGAACGTTTATTTTAAGTTCAGATAGTTGCTCCCAGTTATAACTACTGTGCTTATGCCTGATCTCTTTACTGTCCACGGGATTACCTTGCCCGTCGATTAAATATGCTACTACCCGGGCCTCATTACCGGCGGTACCCAACCGGGTCTCCCCGCTGAGGACATAACTTTTTCCCGGGGTTACAGCAACATCCTGGTAGAATTGCCACGAATAATTTACCGAAGCATAACCGTTGCTGTTTTCCTCTAATACACTGCCTTCTGTTCCTGACCAGCCTGTCCGACCGGAGTTAAAATCCCCGTTAACAAGCTTAGAAGCAGGACTACCATCGCTATTTCCAGGGTTTTCGTTACCATCACCCGGGGTTTCTCCATCATTTCCGTTATCCTTTTCTACTGCAGCATCGCATAACCTTGCTGTAACAAGTAGATTAACTAACGAGTTTGCATTTTTGTCCATATTATTTACACTATTATCAACAAAATCAAATAGTGATGGTGCATATTGGCTATACTGCAGCCACATACCAATATAAGCCGGTGGAGAAAGAATTCCCCCGCCGCCGTTTACCCTTTTATTAACTTGCCCATCAGGGCGAATTAAATTTTGTTCTATGGTGTTGCCAAAGCGCTGCATATCCTGCTCGTTAAAAACAATTCCATTTTCAAAAGCCAGGTATGCAAAACTAACATCGATGGTACCATGCCCCAAATCCTCAAAGGCTTTATATCCACTATAACTGGGTGTGTTGGCACTAAGTCCGTCCGCTGCGGTCCAGCCATTCAAGAATGGACCCCAAGTATAATACCAGTAGTAGGCATTATCTGAAGTTACCATAAGACGATTTTTGAAATGCCGAGCCATTTTGGTTGCGTGATCTAAATACACTTGTTCCCCGCTGGCCCGGTAAATTGCCAGCTCAGCTCTGGCCATGGCCAGGTACTGGTTAAACGGGATTCCCATGCCGTCGGCTTCATAGGGCGCACCTTTAGGGTTAATGTACCAACCCTCATTACCGCTTTCTCTCCAATGGTCGGCATGTATTGCCACCGCATCTTTGGCCGCCTTTAGATACTCTGCGGCCTTATCCATATATTGCGTTAGATTGTTACTGTACACAACGTCCGCAAAATCAGCCAAAGGGTAACTAAGCATACCGGTATGAACAGCAAAGTTATAATACGACCCGTCGGTAGTATACCTTGCTCCGGCGCGCCACGCCGGCAAGCTTTCTCCTTTATAATTGGTGACACCGCGCACACTATCCCGCGCTGCCAGGGTTTGGTCCGCATGGATTACAAATCTGTCCAGGTAGCGGGTGTCACCCGTTTGTTTATACATTATCATAAAAGATTCCATTACATAGCTTCGGTTCCAGGCAAGACCGCCTGAATCGTTTGTATAACCGTTCTGCCAGACTTGGAATGTGTCCGCTGCGTCAAATTGATCCTGATAAGGTACTGCTTCTGCCGGGGCTTGTCCAATAAACAAAGTTAATGCTAGAATTATTCCCACTACTGCGTTTAATACAAATTTTCCTTTCAAATTATGCCACCTCCGTGTTGTCATTCGTCGACATATTTCAACACGGATCGACAAAGTTCCTTGTTATTTACAAAGGTAAATGATGGTGCTTTTGTGTTACGTTAAAGAGGACTGGCCCCTTTTGGGGAAACTTTTCCGAAACATAAAAAAGAGCTCTTGGGAAGAGCCCTTTTTTGCTATTAATAACCCGCCTCAGGCAGCATTACTTGTAGATGATCACCCACTTGAGCCTCTTCTAAGCCTGATGCAGCAATAGTTACTTCGTAAATGGAGGTCTCATCCCCGGCATCACCCCTGCGGCAAATGGCAATCACCTCTCCATCTAAAGGATTTTTACTAAAATCGGTAACGGAAAAATATATATTAGTACCTACTTTGATATTATCTATCATATCCCGCTTCAGCTCTACCAATAACTTTGGGTCTTTCACAGACGCAATGGTGGCAATAGTAGTCCCCGGTGTAACAACGTCTCCAAGGTTACGCGACCAAGTTATGATTCCCGAGTGCTTTGCCGTAATTTTTTGTTCTTCTAGTACATTGGCTAATTTGTTATAAGCATATTGGGCTTGTTCCAACTTTTTATTTTCTTCTTTTATTAGTAACCAATCTGAGTCCGGCACAAATAAATAAATTTCATCTCCTCTAGCAACCGATGCCCCTTCACTTACACACACTTTTTCAATTACACCGGACCTCTCCGACACCACTGCTACTTGGCAAGGTATCATTACGCCGGGATAGTTTCCTTTTAACCACTGTCCGGCAGTCTGTACATAAACGTTGGCCTCTGATTCTGGGACCAGCTCACCGGCATTATCAAAGCGGACTGATACCCTTAATTCAGAACTACCATCGGACGGCTTGTTTTCCGTAGGTTGTACAGCAAACACCTTTCCTGGAATAATGTATCCGGGCTCAACCTGAATTTTAGCCGGGTACCCAACTGCAATCTTAAGACCTTCCGGCACATTAAATATAACTGTAACATCCAATTGTTTTTCCGCGGTCAGTGTAGCAATAGTTTCACCCTCTGATATGTGCTGCGCCGTCTTAACCAATACCTCGGTAACAGTTCCGGAGTAAGGCGCATTTATCCCCCTTTCAGCATTTGCATTTAATAATTTTGAGTCATGCTTAAGTTGTTCTACCCAAAGCTTCATTTCAGAAAGAGAGACTTTGGCCTCTAGGTCTTCAACAACGGCAATAACCTGTCCTTTTTCTACTTTCTCACCCTCCCGGATATGTAATTCTTTTAAAACACCACGGACACC encodes:
- a CDS encoding GNAT family N-acetyltransferase, yielding MTINKKDINPLLLDGWLEFNRVKWGVKPVRVKFKAPNDAEVPSIEVVFFLNAKGKICVPPRNPYLGINFNPTPTDKQARLSNQWLEVADYLVEEMRDRGLASTIGLPPHITDVRPWQWNGFKAGVKYTFCETFPYDINRAYRSVRKNINKAIKAGYVCSRTKDMNHVLPCLLETEERQGFDHQLTIKDLELCSELLGDDHFRTYICYAPNGEPACAYIWLHCRGARAIGWVGGTRQSYQHSGVTQFIIKYSIDDLNVAGATSIDLTGANIPSVAASKLQWGFKLTPYYTLGAYGIKQMAIWVRDWLNY
- a CDS encoding lipopolysaccharide biosynthesis protein gives rise to the protein MKRMLKGIKARLGGGSFMANVMVLAGGAGLGQVLVVLATPFLTRLYSPEDFGVLAVYASILSIILITASLRYEVAIPLPEKDESAANLLALCFFILTAESLLCVAGIWLFREQVTHWLNCTYLKPYLLLLPLSLFWAGTYKILNCWALRRKTFSRIARTKLTQSFSQVLTQLGAGLLYAGPLGLLLGDVVGRASGSGTLAFLAFRQDGKVIKGVTLFGIRKVLKRYWRFPIISSGAAMLNGLGVQLPPLLLAGYYGAGVAGLFALGQRILGLPLGLLSNSVAQVYLAETAKMATSSPQKIRSLFWDTMKKMFVMGIIVISFFMLILPWLFSTVFGNQWSESEIYLRILGPMFLFQLTCSPTGGTLDVLERQDLAVIREVIRVSLTAVALIMAGVSNQPPVMAVTFLSIAASIGYIIYAFMSWLAIRSFLASKEQGGTNVKTS